The Peribacillus sp. FSL E2-0218 genome contains a region encoding:
- a CDS encoding cation diffusion facilitator family transporter gives MDKHSVSAEKGAYISIAAYIFLSALKLSFGHFGESKGLWADGLNNTTDIIASIAVLIGLKISKRPPDDNHSYGHLRAETIASLVAAFIMITVGLQVVYSAVESFFQPDSTTVPNMLTAYVALFSALFMYGIYRYNLVLSKKIKSSSIYAVAQDNRSDALVSVGAFIGILGSKLGIPWLDAIAAAVVGIIICKTAWGIFRDASISLTDGFDEQLLQKIGHTIILTEGVKGMSEIKARMHGSEILLETTVLVDPLLTVIQGHDITVNIEENLFKEFNIQHAIVHIEPFAINRKGDRQ, from the coding sequence ATGGATAAACATTCGGTTTCGGCTGAAAAAGGCGCCTACATAAGCATTGCCGCTTACATATTCTTGTCCGCTCTTAAATTGTCGTTTGGCCATTTCGGTGAATCCAAAGGACTCTGGGCAGATGGTTTAAATAATACGACCGACATTATCGCCTCGATTGCCGTATTGATTGGTTTGAAAATTTCAAAGAGACCGCCAGATGATAATCATTCATACGGCCATTTAAGGGCGGAAACCATAGCATCGTTAGTCGCTGCCTTCATCATGATAACCGTGGGCCTGCAGGTTGTATACAGTGCTGTGGAATCCTTCTTCCAGCCAGATTCGACGACCGTCCCGAATATGCTGACCGCTTATGTCGCACTTTTCTCTGCTCTCTTCATGTACGGAATTTATCGTTACAATTTGGTTTTAAGTAAGAAAATCAAAAGCTCCTCCATTTATGCCGTTGCACAGGATAACCGTTCCGATGCCCTTGTCAGTGTCGGTGCGTTTATAGGAATACTCGGTTCCAAGCTTGGAATTCCTTGGTTGGATGCCATAGCCGCTGCAGTCGTGGGTATCATCATCTGCAAAACGGCATGGGGCATTTTCCGGGATGCCTCCATTTCTTTAACCGATGGATTCGACGAACAGCTGCTGCAAAAGATTGGTCACACCATTATATTGACAGAAGGCGTTAAAGGCATGAGTGAAATTAAGGCACGCATGCATGGAAGTGAAATCCTGCTCGAAACCACCGTGCTCGTTGATCCTCTTTTGACCGTCATCCAAGGTCACGATATTACTGTTAATATCGAAGAAAACCTTTTTAAAGAATTTAATATCCAGCATGCAATCGTTCACATCGAACCATTTGCCATTAACAGGAAAGGAGACCGTCAGTAA
- a CDS encoding IS1182 family transposase, which yields MLSKHDSIQRDQLEMITLDQLVPPNHLVRKMEAAIDFTFIYDLVKDMYSEVGRPSIDPVILVKLTFIQYTFGIRSMRKTIEEVETNMAYRWFLGYGFHDKVPHFSTFGKNYERRFKDTDLFEQIFCRILMTAANKKVISVEHVFVDSTHVKASANKRKFEKKIVRKETRAYQGRLQEEINQDRENHGKKPFPPDKFDKEETKAIKESTTDPESGYYVKDERTKQFAYSFHAAADGNGFVLGTIVTPGNTHDSHILEPLVEQVIEKVGKPEAVAADAAYKTPAITSYLFNKEITPALPYTRPRTKEGFFRKHDYVYDEHFDCYLCPSGETLKYSTTNKEGYREYKSPKQICATCSFLSRCTESKDHQKVVTRHIWQAYVEEADHLRHHQEVKPIYAKRKETIERVFADAKEKHGMRWTTLRGLKKLSMQAMLTFAAMNIKKMATWTWQGPKTA from the coding sequence ATGCTTTCTAAACATGATTCTATTCAGCGAGATCAACTTGAAATGATTACTTTAGATCAACTGGTGCCACCGAACCATTTGGTTCGTAAAATGGAGGCTGCCATTGACTTCACTTTCATTTATGACTTGGTGAAAGATATGTACTCAGAGGTAGGACGCCCAAGTATTGATCCAGTTATTTTAGTTAAACTGACTTTCATTCAATATACCTTCGGTATTCGTTCCATGCGTAAAACGATTGAAGAAGTTGAAACCAATATGGCTTATCGTTGGTTCTTAGGCTATGGTTTCCATGATAAAGTGCCTCATTTCTCTACGTTCGGAAAAAATTATGAGCGACGCTTTAAAGATACAGACCTGTTTGAACAGATTTTCTGTCGCATTTTAATGACAGCTGCTAATAAAAAGGTAATAAGTGTAGAACACGTTTTCGTGGATTCCACACATGTGAAAGCCAGTGCGAATAAACGGAAATTTGAAAAGAAAATCGTTCGTAAAGAAACACGAGCGTATCAAGGACGTCTTCAAGAAGAAATCAATCAAGATCGTGAAAACCACGGAAAGAAGCCTTTTCCACCAGATAAATTTGATAAGGAAGAAACCAAAGCAATTAAAGAAAGTACTACGGATCCTGAGAGTGGCTACTATGTGAAAGATGAACGAACAAAACAGTTTGCCTATTCATTCCATGCGGCCGCAGACGGCAACGGTTTTGTATTGGGAACGATTGTAACACCTGGTAATACACATGACAGTCATATTTTGGAGCCACTTGTTGAGCAAGTGATTGAGAAAGTTGGAAAACCAGAAGCAGTTGCCGCAGATGCAGCTTATAAAACACCAGCGATTACAAGCTACCTATTTAACAAAGAAATCACACCTGCTTTACCCTATACACGTCCTCGTACAAAAGAAGGATTCTTTCGCAAACATGACTATGTTTACGATGAACACTTTGATTGTTACCTTTGCCCTTCGGGAGAAACTTTAAAGTACTCAACAACAAATAAAGAGGGCTATCGCGAATACAAATCGCCCAAACAAATTTGTGCAACATGCTCATTTTTATCACGGTGTACGGAAAGCAAAGACCATCAAAAAGTAGTGACACGGCATATCTGGCAAGCATATGTGGAAGAAGCAGATCATCTGCGTCATCATCAAGAGGTAAAACCTATATATGCGAAACGCAAAGAAACGATTGAGCGTGTATTCGCAGATGCAAAAGAAAAGCATGGTATGCGTTGGACTACTTTAAGGGGACTTAAAAAATTGTCGATGCAGGCGATGCTTACTTTCGCTGCCATGAATATAAAGAAGATGGCCACTTGGACATGGCAAGGTCCTAAAACGGCTTAA
- a CDS encoding universal stress protein: MKDFKHIVVAFDGNEESKRAVEYGATLKKAFPETELTVVHVLIDKVEQRIMGNASAPGFVPAAGFYVDPVQNHPVMEVEHHEKTKGNTSHSVVENSVQNAESNTLRLLSEFQVKGNFEILEGHAPDSICEYAERTGADLIVVGNSDKSGLEKFFLGSTSSSIAKNAPCSVFIAK; this comes from the coding sequence ATGAAAGACTTCAAGCATATTGTCGTCGCTTTTGATGGAAATGAGGAGAGTAAGCGTGCCGTCGAGTATGGGGCAACTCTGAAAAAGGCCTTTCCGGAAACGGAACTCACCGTAGTTCATGTCTTAATTGATAAGGTGGAACAGCGCATCATGGGAAATGCATCGGCTCCAGGGTTCGTACCTGCTGCTGGCTTTTATGTGGATCCCGTCCAAAATCATCCTGTCATGGAAGTTGAACATCATGAAAAAACGAAAGGAAATACCTCCCATTCGGTCGTCGAGAATAGTGTCCAAAACGCAGAAAGCAATACATTGAGACTGCTCAGTGAGTTTCAAGTGAAAGGTAATTTCGAAATATTGGAAGGGCATGCGCCTGATAGCATATGTGAATATGCGGAAAGGACCGGCGCTGACCTCATCGTTGTGGGCAATAGCGATAAAAGCGGGCTCGAAAAATTCTTTCTGGGCAGCACAAGCAGTTCCATTGCGAAAAATGCCCCTTGTTCGGTATTCATAGCCAAATGA
- a CDS encoding PBP1A family penicillin-binding protein: protein MRGLVKLGLLLILAAVVVGAGFLIYFRQGADISHLENHLQQPTGIYDLDGNLASTITANKSQGVAIAEIPEHMKQAVVSIEDHRFYEHHGIDYQGILRALVKNAKAGSIVEGGSTLTQQLVKITMLESDRTLKRKIEEFFLAQEVEDEYTKDEILEMYLNQVYFGHGAWGIKKAANVYFSKEVSELSVSESALLAGVINLPSKLDPYKNLEGAMKRRDLVLSRMAEHGYLTKDEESAAKKDTVTLIRGEKETDPLKGKYPYFVDHVLSEASSKYGIKLEDLLTKGYKIYTTLDQSMQQATESVYGNDANFPVGTSTEELVQSGSVLLDPKTGGISALVGGRGKHQFMGYNRATQLTRSPGSAIKPLVVYMPAVEEGYEITSPLKDEKMSFGEYEPTNLSGVYKGEVPMYEAVMNSLNVPTVWLLNEIGIDKGLDSLKRFGIPYEKEDRNLTLALGGMRKGVSPLQMADAFSAFANNGERIEPHAILKIENFEGKEVASLTEKGTKVTKVTSKDVVDKMNTMLLGTVEYGTAKNAAVSGYEIAGKTGSTQVPIEGISGVKDQWFIGYTPSLVGAVWAGYDKTDEKHYLTTHSSEGSALIFQKIMAKALQNQASQSFKTEDIGPFIAEQQAILAEQKEKEKEEKRKRYWIDKGNEIKEGWNKWRNWELPW, encoded by the coding sequence ATGAGAGGGTTAGTGAAATTAGGTCTACTATTAATATTGGCAGCGGTGGTTGTGGGTGCCGGTTTTCTAATTTATTTCAGACAGGGTGCAGACATAAGTCATCTGGAAAATCATCTTCAGCAGCCAACGGGAATTTATGATCTGGATGGGAATCTGGCCAGCACGATCACTGCCAATAAATCTCAAGGCGTTGCGATAGCCGAAATACCGGAACACATGAAACAGGCGGTGGTTTCCATTGAGGATCACCGCTTTTATGAACATCATGGCATAGATTATCAAGGCATTTTGCGGGCCTTGGTCAAAAATGCGAAGGCTGGCAGTATTGTTGAAGGAGGAAGTACGCTTACGCAGCAGCTTGTGAAGATCACGATGCTTGAGTCGGATCGAACCTTGAAGAGGAAGATAGAAGAATTCTTTCTCGCCCAGGAAGTCGAGGATGAATATACAAAAGATGAGATTTTGGAAATGTATTTGAATCAAGTCTATTTTGGCCATGGGGCATGGGGCATCAAAAAGGCCGCCAATGTATATTTTTCCAAAGAGGTTTCCGAATTGAGCGTTTCGGAGAGTGCTTTACTGGCTGGCGTCATTAACCTGCCCTCCAAACTTGATCCATACAAGAATTTGGAAGGGGCAATGAAGCGGCGAGATCTGGTTCTTTCAAGAATGGCGGAGCATGGTTATTTGACGAAGGACGAGGAGTCTGCCGCAAAAAAAGATACCGTGACACTCATTAGGGGGGAGAAGGAAACAGATCCGTTAAAGGGAAAATACCCCTATTTCGTCGATCATGTTTTGTCGGAGGCATCCAGTAAATATGGGATAAAGCTTGAGGATTTACTTACCAAAGGCTATAAAATATATACGACGCTGGACCAATCCATGCAGCAGGCGACAGAATCCGTTTATGGGAATGATGCCAATTTCCCCGTCGGAACGAGTACGGAGGAGCTGGTCCAGAGCGGTTCAGTCCTTTTGGACCCGAAAACAGGAGGAATAAGCGCACTTGTCGGCGGGAGAGGAAAGCATCAATTCATGGGCTATAACCGGGCCACTCAGCTGACGAGGTCCCCCGGTTCTGCCATAAAGCCCCTTGTTGTGTACATGCCCGCGGTGGAAGAGGGATATGAAATCACCTCTCCTTTAAAGGATGAAAAAATGAGCTTCGGTGAATATGAGCCAACTAACTTGAGCGGTGTATATAAAGGGGAAGTACCGATGTATGAAGCCGTGATGAACTCCCTGAATGTACCAACCGTTTGGTTATTGAATGAGATTGGCATCGATAAGGGACTTGATTCGCTTAAGCGGTTTGGAATACCGTATGAAAAGGAGGATCGGAATTTAACGCTCGCATTAGGCGGAATGAGAAAGGGTGTGTCCCCGTTGCAGATGGCTGATGCTTTTTCGGCATTTGCAAACAACGGTGAAAGGATCGAGCCGCATGCCATACTAAAAATAGAAAATTTCGAGGGAAAGGAAGTCGCCTCCTTGACGGAAAAGGGCACAAAAGTAACGAAAGTGACCTCTAAAGATGTCGTCGATAAAATGAATACCATGCTGCTCGGAACTGTGGAATATGGCACAGCGAAAAACGCGGCGGTTTCCGGTTATGAAATTGCAGGTAAAACCGGGTCAACGCAAGTTCCGATAGAGGGAATATCAGGAGTTAAAGATCAGTGGTTCATAGGATATACACCTTCGTTGGTCGGGGCCGTATGGGCTGGATACGATAAGACGGATGAAAAGCATTACTTAACGACACATAGCAGCGAGGGAAGTGCGCTCATTTTTCAAAAGATCATGGCAAAAGCGCTCCAGAACCAAGCGTCCCAATCTTTTAAAACCGAAGACATCGGGCCGTTCATAGCTGAACAACAGGCAATCTTGGCAGAGCAAAAGGAAAAGGAAAAAGAAGAGAAACGTAAGCGATATTGGATTGATAAAGGGAATGAAATAAAGGAGGGCTGGAACAAATGGAGGAACTGGGAATTGCCATGGTAA
- the iadA gene encoding beta-aspartyl-peptidase, giving the protein MLTLIKNGEIYGPEYMGQKDILLVGRQIGFLEDTIDAPANFVEMEVIDASGQIVVPGFIDAHVHIIGGGGEGGFKTRTPEIQLTDATLAGITTLVGVIGTDGTTRTMPALIAKAKALEEEGISCFVHTGSYHVPVKTLTGKVEDDLILIDKIIGVGEIAIADHRSSQPTAAELAKLASQARNGGLLSGKGGIVNMHVGDSLNQLKVIEEVVETTDIPITQFYPTHINRNPHVFKAGLLYAKKGGYIDFTTSTVKKFLEEGEVKASTAIKMALEGGVDINQITLTSDGQASLPDFDDDGKLRGLGIGTCMSLYDSVVDAILVDGVTTADAMRVVTENPANILKLAKKGRLKAGNDADIIIMDKETFEIDIVIAMGQIMVKDGAAVVKGIFER; this is encoded by the coding sequence ATGCTAACACTTATTAAAAATGGGGAGATTTATGGCCCGGAATATATGGGTCAAAAAGATATCCTTCTGGTTGGAAGGCAAATAGGATTCCTTGAGGATACGATTGATGCACCTGCCAATTTCGTTGAAATGGAAGTGATAGATGCGAGCGGTCAAATCGTAGTTCCGGGGTTTATCGATGCTCATGTACATATTATCGGCGGAGGCGGGGAAGGAGGCTTCAAGACGAGGACACCTGAAATCCAATTGACGGATGCGACGCTGGCAGGAATAACGACATTGGTCGGTGTTATCGGAACGGATGGAACGACAAGGACGATGCCGGCACTGATAGCTAAAGCGAAAGCTCTTGAAGAGGAAGGGATAAGCTGCTTCGTCCATACCGGCTCCTATCATGTTCCAGTCAAGACATTGACAGGGAAGGTCGAGGACGATTTGATCCTTATCGATAAAATCATCGGTGTCGGTGAAATTGCCATCGCAGATCACCGATCTTCGCAACCGACTGCGGCAGAACTTGCCAAACTTGCCTCGCAGGCCCGTAATGGAGGCCTGCTGTCCGGGAAAGGCGGAATCGTGAACATGCATGTGGGGGATAGCCTAAATCAATTGAAGGTGATCGAAGAAGTCGTCGAGACAACGGATATTCCAATCACTCAGTTTTACCCGACGCATATTAATCGAAATCCGCATGTTTTCAAAGCGGGGTTGTTATATGCAAAAAAAGGCGGCTATATCGATTTTACGACGAGTACGGTCAAGAAGTTCCTGGAGGAAGGGGAAGTGAAAGCAAGTACAGCAATAAAAATGGCCCTCGAGGGAGGAGTCGATATCAATCAGATCACCTTAACTTCAGATGGGCAAGCAAGTCTTCCTGACTTTGATGATGACGGGAAACTGAGAGGATTGGGCATAGGTACATGCATGTCCCTCTATGACTCCGTGGTCGATGCGATTTTGGTGGATGGAGTAACAACGGCCGATGCCATGCGAGTCGTGACGGAAAATCCGGCGAATATCCTAAAACTCGCAAAAAAGGGCCGGCTTAAAGCAGGGAATGATGCCGATATAATCATAATGGATAAGGAAACGTTCGAAATCGATATCGTCATTGCAATGGGACAAATCATGGTCAAAGATGGAGCGGCGGTGGTGAAAGGAATATTTGAAAGATAG
- the pdhA gene encoding pyruvate dehydrogenase (acetyl-transferring) E1 component subunit alpha, translating to MEKTGNSVMKAHSNEGEPDMYRVLSADGEIIESIDGKIDKSLMLKMYESMLLLRTFDRKSVNLQRQGRMGTYAPFEGQEAAQVGSALALSAGDWMFPTYRDHGAAIIHGQELYRVFLYWMAHLEGSVCPEGKRILPPSVPIATQMVHAVGTAWASKLKGEENVSIAYFGDGATSEGDFHEALNFAGVYKTPTIFFCQNNGYAISVPFEKQSSSKTISQRASAYDIHGVRVDGNDIFAVWLTVREAVERALSGLGPTLIEAITFRYGAHTTADNPNIYRNQDEVSTFWRENRDPIDRLKKYLQKEGHWNEEQEEKIIKQFNELIDSHLQKAEAYPKSSPLEMFNHVYAGESWHLKEQQQELRQILKKGVKK from the coding sequence ATGGAAAAGACGGGAAACTCAGTTATGAAAGCGCATTCAAATGAAGGTGAACCAGACATGTATCGTGTATTGAGTGCTGATGGAGAAATCATTGAATCCATTGATGGAAAAATCGATAAATCACTGATGCTGAAGATGTATGAAAGCATGCTCTTACTCAGAACTTTTGACCGTAAATCAGTGAATCTCCAACGTCAAGGAAGAATGGGGACGTATGCGCCATTCGAAGGGCAGGAGGCAGCCCAGGTAGGGAGTGCATTAGCGTTGTCGGCAGGGGATTGGATGTTTCCCACATACCGTGATCATGGAGCGGCAATCATCCACGGGCAGGAATTGTACCGCGTTTTCCTGTACTGGATGGCGCATTTGGAGGGCTCGGTCTGCCCGGAAGGAAAGAGGATACTGCCTCCTAGCGTCCCCATTGCCACTCAAATGGTTCATGCGGTAGGAACGGCTTGGGCAAGTAAGCTGAAAGGGGAAGAGAATGTGAGCATTGCTTATTTTGGTGATGGCGCCACTTCTGAAGGAGACTTTCATGAGGCGCTTAATTTTGCGGGTGTCTATAAAACTCCGACAATCTTTTTCTGCCAAAACAATGGCTACGCGATCAGTGTGCCGTTTGAAAAGCAATCCTCCTCTAAAACGATTTCCCAGCGAGCCTCCGCATATGACATTCATGGTGTACGAGTGGATGGAAACGATATTTTTGCAGTTTGGCTGACCGTGAGGGAGGCTGTCGAAAGAGCGCTTAGCGGCCTGGGACCCACTCTGATCGAAGCGATTACTTTCCGCTATGGTGCCCATACTACGGCAGATAACCCGAATATATATCGGAATCAAGACGAAGTTTCAACATTTTGGAGGGAAAATCGCGATCCGATCGACCGTCTTAAAAAGTATCTGCAAAAAGAAGGTCACTGGAATGAGGAACAGGAAGAAAAGATCATCAAGCAGTTCAATGAATTGATAGATTCCCACCTTCAAAAAGCGGAAGCTTACCCGAAATCGTCCCCTCTTGAAATGTTCAATCATGTATATGCAGGGGAGTCATGGCATCTAAAGGAACAGCAGCAAGAATTGAGGCAAATCCTGAAGAAAGGTGTGAAGAAATGA
- a CDS encoding alpha-ketoacid dehydrogenase subunit beta — MGKSVTMLQAITEAMDQKLDQDDRVMILGEDIGVNGGVFRSTEGLHEKYGGNRVVDTPLAESGIIGSAIGLSLNGMLPIVEIQFLAFIYPGFEQLVSHAARMRYRTRGQFGVPLVIRTPYGAGIRGPELHSESVETFFAHTPGLKVVAPSNPYDAKGLLISAIEDPDPVIFLEPTKLYRAFKEEVPEEMYRVPIGQAKVVQEGSDLTIFAWGAMLREAVSAARKIEKEKGWKCEVVDLRTLYPLDRDTIVQSIKKTGRALIVHEAHKTAGLGAEIISIINDEALIYLKAPIKRVTGFDVPVPPFSIEDHYLPTVERVKQGIVETISF; from the coding sequence ATGGGTAAAAGTGTAACGATGCTCCAGGCCATTACGGAGGCGATGGATCAAAAGCTTGATCAAGATGATCGTGTCATGATTTTGGGTGAGGACATTGGGGTGAATGGAGGGGTTTTTAGATCGACGGAAGGGCTTCATGAGAAGTATGGAGGGAATCGCGTTGTCGATACTCCGTTGGCTGAGTCAGGAATCATCGGTTCTGCCATCGGTTTATCCCTTAATGGGATGCTGCCGATAGTGGAGATTCAATTCCTTGCCTTTATTTATCCTGGGTTCGAACAGCTCGTTTCACATGCAGCACGTATGAGATATCGGACCCGCGGGCAATTCGGGGTGCCCCTGGTGATTCGTACACCATATGGAGCTGGAATAAGAGGTCCTGAACTTCATTCCGAGAGTGTCGAAACCTTCTTTGCGCATACCCCTGGATTAAAGGTGGTGGCACCAAGCAATCCATACGACGCGAAAGGGCTGCTCATATCTGCCATTGAAGATCCGGATCCGGTCATCTTCCTGGAACCGACTAAATTGTATCGGGCTTTTAAGGAAGAAGTACCGGAAGAAATGTACCGAGTACCAATCGGTCAGGCAAAAGTGGTCCAGGAGGGAAGTGATCTGACCATTTTTGCCTGGGGGGCCATGTTGAGGGAAGCAGTGAGTGCCGCAAGGAAAATTGAAAAAGAAAAGGGCTGGAAATGTGAAGTGGTCGACCTTCGTACATTGTATCCCTTGGATCGCGATACGATCGTACAATCCATTAAAAAGACGGGGCGCGCACTGATCGTCCATGAAGCCCATAAGACAGCTGGATTAGGTGCGGAAATCATCTCCATCATTAATGATGAAGCGCTTATTTACCTGAAAGCGCCGATTAAACGTGTGACTGGATTTGATGTGCCGGTGCCGCCGTTTTCAATAGAAGATCATTATCTGCCAACTGTCGAACGTGTTAAACAGGGGATAGTCGAAACGATTTCATTCTAA
- a CDS encoding dihydrolipoamide acetyltransferase family protein: protein MIEFKLPDVGEGMHEGEIIQWLIKEGDAVKQDQPIVEVQTDKVNAELTAPITGVVKNILFSAGDTVEVGTTIFTIQEENEVSLKDVDRNESGGRQEQPGYEETNRVTSHGQLDAGRVLATPFVRQMAREMKIDLHQVKGTGPAGRIIESDLQQFVEISSFLQEHPDHNNDTILPEREPKKKAKQSKSAEAEPEERILLKGIRKKIAEHMVKSVSSIPHVTHVDELEMNALKELKDQLKVYSEDKEIKLTFLPFFVKAIVIALKEFQTLNASIDDKSNEIILKHYYHIGIATNTNEGLIVPVIKHADQKTIFQLADEIRQLATQAREGKLSLEQITGSTFTISNVGPIGGMHATPIINYPEAAILSLHKMEPRMVVRDLEGVIRLMMNMSLSFDHRLIDGVTAVQFTNRIKELLENPIRLVVEMR from the coding sequence ATGATTGAATTCAAACTTCCTGATGTAGGGGAAGGGATGCATGAAGGAGAAATCATCCAATGGCTCATTAAAGAAGGGGATGCGGTGAAGCAGGATCAACCCATCGTTGAAGTGCAGACGGATAAAGTCAATGCCGAATTGACTGCCCCCATAACAGGTGTGGTCAAGAACATACTTTTTTCGGCAGGCGATACTGTGGAAGTGGGGACCACCATATTCACCATTCAAGAAGAGAACGAAGTGTCATTAAAGGACGTAGACCGTAATGAAAGTGGTGGCCGCCAGGAGCAACCTGGTTATGAAGAAACAAATCGAGTGACAAGTCATGGGCAACTTGATGCAGGACGGGTATTGGCAACACCGTTCGTGCGTCAAATGGCGAGGGAAATGAAGATTGATCTCCATCAGGTTAAAGGTACTGGACCAGCTGGACGAATAATCGAGAGTGACCTGCAGCAGTTCGTAGAAATCAGTTCGTTCTTGCAGGAACACCCCGATCACAACAATGACACGATCCTTCCGGAGCGGGAGCCGAAAAAGAAAGCCAAACAGTCAAAGAGTGCGGAAGCTGAGCCGGAGGAGCGCATCCTGCTCAAGGGGATCCGTAAGAAAATCGCTGAACATATGGTTAAGTCGGTTTCCTCCATTCCTCATGTGACCCATGTGGATGAATTGGAAATGAATGCATTGAAGGAATTGAAGGATCAATTAAAGGTATATTCCGAAGACAAAGAAATCAAATTGACTTTTTTACCGTTTTTCGTCAAGGCCATCGTCATTGCTTTAAAGGAGTTCCAAACTTTAAACGCTTCAATAGATGATAAGAGCAATGAAATCATCTTGAAACACTATTATCATATTGGAATTGCAACGAATACGAACGAGGGCCTGATTGTTCCCGTCATTAAACATGCAGATCAAAAAACGATTTTTCAATTGGCTGATGAAATCAGGCAGTTGGCCACCCAAGCAAGAGAGGGGAAGCTGAGCCTGGAGCAAATTACAGGAAGTACATTCACCATCAGCAATGTAGGTCCGATTGGAGGGATGCACGCGACCCCGATCATCAACTATCCGGAAGCGGCGATATTGTCGCTGCATAAAATGGAGCCGCGTATGGTCGTTCGCGATTTGGAGGGTGTTATCCGCTTGATGATGAATATGTCCTTATCCTTCGATCACCGCTTGATTGATGGTGTTACAGCTGTGCAGTTCACCAATCGGATCAAGGAACTGCTGGAGAATCCAATTCGTTTAGTTGTGGAGATGAGATAA
- the lpdA gene encoding dihydrolipoyl dehydrogenase: MVVGEVAVETDVLIMGGGPGGYAAAIRLGQLGKTVVLVEKDRLGGVCLNRGCIPSKALIHTADQFRKLGDLGEMGIKLPQERITMDLNVWQDWKGGVISQLTQGIAHLCKENGVTVVQGQATFLSDGRIGVETAGDFETYKFEHAIIATGSRPFIPSFIEVDGEFILDSTASLQLQGVPASLSIIGGGYIGIELGMAFAKLGTKVTIIEMADRILPQIAENLVKEVIHNAKKLGMNLITSARVEKAMVVDGQVHLHIHSEKLGTEVIVSEKSLVTIGRIPNTEEIGLNRAGVMIGEKGHITVDMECRTNVPHIFAIGDITPGPALAHRASKQGVVAAEVICGLPSAHDSAYVPYVIFSEPQIAGVGITREEAERQGYSVKTGKFPFSANGRALATNEMRGFAEVIVDEKSHILLGMHMVGPDASNLIGEGVLALELAARVEDIALSIHPHPTLSEGWMEAAEAALGHAIHIVNN, encoded by the coding sequence ATGGTAGTAGGGGAAGTTGCTGTAGAAACCGATGTTTTGATCATGGGAGGCGGTCCGGGAGGGTATGCTGCGGCAATCCGTCTCGGACAGCTAGGGAAAACGGTCGTCCTGGTTGAAAAAGATAGGCTTGGCGGAGTTTGTCTCAATAGGGGGTGCATCCCTTCGAAGGCTCTGATACACACGGCTGACCAATTCCGGAAGCTTGGCGATTTGGGGGAAATGGGAATCAAGCTTCCCCAGGAAAGGATCACGATGGATCTTAATGTTTGGCAGGATTGGAAGGGAGGAGTCATTTCCCAGTTGACTCAGGGGATAGCCCATTTATGTAAAGAAAATGGAGTAACGGTTGTTCAAGGTCAAGCGACCTTTTTATCTGATGGCCGGATCGGTGTGGAAACCGCTGGAGACTTTGAAACCTACAAGTTTGAACATGCAATTATTGCGACGGGATCGAGGCCCTTCATTCCTTCATTCATTGAAGTGGATGGAGAGTTTATACTGGATTCGACAGCCTCATTACAGCTGCAGGGAGTTCCAGCCAGCTTGTCGATCATCGGCGGGGGCTATATCGGAATCGAATTGGGCATGGCCTTTGCAAAGCTAGGGACTAAAGTGACCATCATCGAGATGGCCGACCGCATCCTCCCGCAGATTGCCGAAAACCTGGTCAAGGAGGTTATCCATAATGCGAAGAAGCTTGGAATGAATCTAATAACCTCGGCAAGGGTGGAAAAGGCGATGGTGGTGGATGGTCAAGTGCATCTTCATATTCACTCGGAAAAACTGGGTACGGAAGTGATCGTCAGCGAAAAGTCGCTTGTTACAATCGGCAGAATTCCCAATACGGAAGAGATAGGCCTGAATCGGGCTGGGGTCATGATAGGCGAAAAAGGCCATATCACAGTGGATATGGAATGCCGAACGAATGTGCCGCACATCTTTGCCATCGGGGACATTACGCCGGGTCCGGCTCTCGCTCATCGGGCGTCGAAGCAGGGGGTGGTGGCGGCGGAAGTGATCTGTGGGCTGCCAAGTGCCCATGATTCAGCCTATGTGCCATATGTCATCTTCTCCGAGCCGCAAATAGCAGGAGTCGGGATCACTCGTGAAGAAGCGGAGCGACAGGGCTACAGCGTCAAGACGGGCAAATTCCCTTTCAGCGCGAACGGCAGGGCGCTTGCGACGAATGAAATGAGAGGGTTTGCTGAAGTGATCGTGGATGAGAAAAGCCACATATTGCTAGGGATGCATATGGTCGGACCTGATGCCTCCAACCTGATAGGCGAAGGCGTCCTAGCCCTTGAGTTGGCAGCACGGGTCGAAGATATAGCCCTTAGCATCCATCCGCATCCAACTTTATCGGAAGGGTGGATGGAAGCGGCGGAGGCTGCGTTGGGACATGCGATTCACATCGTGAATAATTAA